One Paraburkholderia kururiensis DNA window includes the following coding sequences:
- a CDS encoding 1-aminocyclopropane-1-carboxylate deaminase — translation MNLKRFPRYPLTFGPTPIQPLKRLSDHLGGKVELYAKREDCNSGLAFGGNKTRKLEYLIPEALAQGCDTLVSIGGIQSNQTRQVAAVAAHLGMKCVLVQENWVNYYDAVYDRVGNIQMSRIMGADVRLVPDGFDIGFRRSWEEALESVRAAGGKPYAIPAGCSDHPLGGLGFVGFAEEVRQQEAELGFKFDYVVVCSVTGSTQAGMVVGFAADGRADRVIGIDASAKPEKTREQITRIAKQTAEAVDLGRDITERDVVLDERFGGPEYGLPNEGTLEAIRLCARMEGMLTDPVYEGKSMHGMIERVRNGEFPAGSKVLYAHLGGVPALNAYSFLFREG, via the coding sequence ATGAATCTCAAGCGCTTCCCTCGCTATCCGCTCACGTTCGGTCCCACGCCGATCCAGCCGCTCAAGCGGCTATCCGACCATCTGGGCGGCAAGGTGGAGCTCTACGCCAAGCGCGAAGACTGCAACAGCGGCCTCGCGTTCGGCGGCAACAAGACCCGCAAGCTCGAATACCTGATTCCCGAAGCGTTGGCGCAGGGCTGCGACACGCTCGTTTCGATCGGCGGCATCCAGTCGAACCAGACGCGTCAGGTGGCCGCGGTCGCCGCTCATCTGGGCATGAAGTGCGTGCTCGTGCAGGAAAACTGGGTGAACTACTACGACGCCGTGTATGACCGCGTCGGCAATATCCAGATGTCGCGCATCATGGGCGCCGACGTGCGGCTCGTGCCGGACGGCTTCGACATCGGCTTTCGGCGCAGCTGGGAAGAGGCGCTGGAGAGCGTGCGCGCCGCGGGCGGCAAGCCTTACGCGATTCCGGCGGGCTGCTCGGACCATCCGCTGGGCGGGCTCGGTTTTGTGGGCTTTGCCGAGGAAGTGCGCCAGCAGGAAGCCGAACTCGGCTTCAAGTTCGACTACGTGGTGGTGTGTTCGGTGACGGGCAGCACGCAGGCGGGCATGGTGGTGGGCTTCGCAGCAGACGGGCGCGCGGACCGCGTGATCGGCATCGACGCCTCGGCGAAACCGGAGAAAACGCGCGAACAGATCACGCGTATCGCGAAGCAAACGGCGGAAGCGGTGGACCTGGGCCGCGACATCACCGAGCGTGACGTGGTGCTCGACGAGCGCTTCGGCGGCCCTGAATACGGGCTGCCGAACGAAGGCACGCTGGAGGCGATCCGGCTGTGCGCACGCATGGAAGGCATGCTGACCGACCCGGTCTACGAAGGCAAATCGATGCACGGCATGATCGAGCGCGTGCGCAACGGCGAATTCCCGGCGGGGTCGAAGGTGCTTTACGCGCACCTGGGCGGCGTGCCGGCGCTCAACGCCTATAGCTTCCTGTTCCGCGAGGGTTGA
- a CDS encoding DUF1697 domain-containing protein — MTMRYVALLRAVNVGGTGKLPMSDLRAICESVGFTNVRTYIASGNVVFESRLAEPAVKARLESGLQAYAGKPVGVLIRTGAELMAVLAGNPFKTAAPNRTVAIFLDTPPAADALSRVTGQQDEEIALGTREIFVHYGSGMARSKLKIPAASAGTARNMNTIETLATWATE; from the coding sequence ATGACGATGCGATACGTGGCGCTGCTGCGCGCCGTGAATGTGGGCGGCACAGGCAAGCTGCCGATGTCCGATCTGCGGGCGATCTGCGAATCCGTTGGCTTCACCAACGTGCGCACCTACATTGCGAGCGGCAACGTGGTGTTCGAAAGCAGGCTCGCGGAACCTGCGGTGAAGGCCCGACTCGAAAGCGGGCTGCAAGCTTATGCCGGCAAGCCCGTGGGGGTGCTAATCCGCACGGGCGCAGAACTGATGGCCGTGCTGGCCGGCAATCCGTTCAAGACGGCCGCGCCGAATCGCACGGTGGCCATCTTCCTCGATACGCCGCCGGCCGCGGACGCGCTGTCACGCGTAACCGGCCAGCAAGACGAAGAGATCGCGCTGGGCACACGCGAGATCTTCGTGCACTACGGCAGCGGCATGGCGCGTTCGAAGCTGAAGATTCCGGCTGCGAGCGCCGGAACGGCGCGCAACATGAACACGATAGAAACGCTGGCAACGTGGGCGACCGAATAG